The following are from one region of the Penaeus monodon isolate SGIC_2016 chromosome 19, NSTDA_Pmon_1, whole genome shotgun sequence genome:
- the LOC119585030 gene encoding dual oxidase maturation factor 1-like (The sequence of the model RefSeq protein was modified relative to this genomic sequence to represent the inferred CDS: added 30 bases not found in genome assembly) — MRGWFDAFRSDGGPTLYAYSNRTSVTADVPTITIILLFLTVFLAFVTIFPGVRKERFSTFCTVTLSLLTGTVICVCCVGSSWHVADGVIRSSYRAFSREKIDATLGVAIGLDHANVTMRVIPMHNRSLDINFNERFHWQKPTDMRDHYRAALVKGLPYPILTVAEYLSLDNEGFAWGRYYRSAGYYTSIVLWSAFASWLLMNVLMVNVPRYGAYTMTITGALMGLSNLVFYMLMPPKPLHIRFEDAIITFRLGWCFWLVLVVGIIITVSGMIISIMDWIYPHKFSTIMEVDFDTPYDRHIIIEDSHDTRKRRFKIPRLEEPLNAGLNAGSRLLRRLSKRGKDPAEEEEPRITPGIDNYAFEMEPPKTPKRYQSFMMRTDSKKSTKSVNFHNASTRSQHFLDIPQLPDFEDKTKTFQRSDSKQSSVSSISVASSPKSVNFEDAPGPSVHPAGAAAPAPPAGPAGASMLRQDSSQSVSSSSSSYGLGMLSRDPSIRRISAEENLHAPVTRNNSGNIIVFHRTDSRGQLQRLNGEVVEIQTDDSTDIW; from the exons ATGCGAGGTTGGTTCGACGCCTTCCGCTCCGATGGCGGCCCCACACTCTACGCCTACAGTAACCGCACGAGTGTCACCGCAGACGtacccaccatcaccatcattctgcTCTTCCTCACCGTCTTCTTGGCCTTCGTCACTATCTTCCCCGGAGTCAGAAAAGAG AGGTTCTCCACATTCTGCACAGTTACCCTCAGTCTTCTCACCGGCACAGTCATTTGTG TCTGCTGCGTGGGGTCCTCATGGCACGTGGCCGACGGGGTCATACGGTCCTCGTACCGCGCCTTCTCCCGCGAGAAGATCGACGCAACCCTGGGCGTGGCGATCGGCCTCGACCACGCCAACGTCACCATGCGCGTTATCCCCATGCACAACCGGAGCCTCGACATCAACTTCAACGAGCGCTTCCACTGGCAGAAGCCCACTGACATGAGGGACCACTACCGAGCCGCACTAGTCAAGGGTCTGCCCTACCCCATCCTCACAGTGGCCGAGTACCTTTCGCTAGACAACGAGGGCTTCGCGTGGGGACGCTACTACCGCAGCGCCGGATACTACACCAGTATTGTGTTGTG GTCTGCCTTTGCCTCGTGGCTGTTGATGAACGTGTTGATGGTGAACGTGCCTCGCTACGGTGCTTACACTATGACCATCACAGGCGCTCTCATGGGACTCTCCAACCTCGTGTTCTACATGCTCATGCCTCCGAAGCCGCTGCACATACGATTCGAAGACGCAATCATCACATTCAGACTCGGCTGGTGTTTCTGGCTTGTTCTAGTCGTTG GCATCATCATAACCGTGTCCGGCATGATCATCTCCATCATGGACTGGATCTACCCGCACAAGTTCTCCACCATCATGGAGGTGGACTTCGACACGCCCTACGACCGCCACATCATCATCGAGGATTCACACGACACGAGGAAGCGCCGTTTCAAGATCCCGCGTCTGGAGGAGCCCCTCAACGCCGGCCTCAACGCGGGTTCGCGTCTCCTGAGGCGGCTGTCGAAGCGCGGCAAGGATCCCGCAGAGGAGGAGGAGCCAAGAATCACGCCCGGCATCGACAACTACGCCTTCGAGATGGAGCCGCCCAAAACGCCCAAGCGCTACCAGAGCTTCATGATGCGCACCGACTCCAAGAAGTCCACCAAATCCGTCAACTTCCACAACGCGTCGACGCGCTCGCAGCACTTCCTCGACATCCCGCAGCTGCCGGACTTCGAGGACAAGACCAAGACCTTCCAGCGGTCCGACTCGAAGCAGAGCAGCGTGTCGTCCATCTCTGTGGCGTCGTCGCCCAAGAGCGTTAACTTCGAAGACGCGCCGGGCCCGAGCGTGCATCCGGCGGGGGCGGCCGCGCCTGCTCCTCCGGCGGGTCCTGCGGGAGCCTCTATGCTAAGACAGGACTCCA ACGGGCTGGGAATGCTCTCGCGAGACCCGAGTATAAGAAGGATCTCGGCGGAAGAGAACCTACATGCTCCCGTAACTAGAAATAATTCAGGAAATATAATTGTATTCCATCGAACGGATTCTAGAGGACAATTACAAAG gTTAAATGGAGAGGTCGTGGAAATTCAAACGGACGATTCCACGGACATTTGGTGA